A window of Phyllopteryx taeniolatus isolate TA_2022b chromosome 19, UOR_Ptae_1.2, whole genome shotgun sequence contains these coding sequences:
- the exoc7 gene encoding exocyst complex component 7 isoform X11: protein MIPTEDASARKREIEEKLKQEQETLSFIRENLEKSDQLTNGMVSILSSFESRLMQLENSIIPVHKQTENLQRLQENVDQTLSCMDHVISYYHVAKDTDRIIREGPTGRLDEYLACIAKIQKAVEYFQDNNPDSPELNTVKGRLEKGKELLEAEFRSLLTRYSKPVPPVLILDAIGADEELDMQEDVVLEHLPQAVLHDIICIGGWLVEYGRNQDFMTVYFQIRSSQLDRSIKGLKEHFRKNSASSGVLYSPAVQAKRKDTPTKKLPKRPGKDDALDVEMDSYIHCISAFVKLAQSEYALLSEIIPEHHHKKTFDSLIQEALDGLMAEGDNIVCAARRAILRHDYSAVLTIFPILRHLKSNKAHFDATLQGTAASTKNKLPALITSMENIGAKALEEFADSIKNDPDKEYNMPKDGTVHELTSNAILFLQQLLDFHETAGAMLASQESTSSSSSYTSDFNKRLLSAYICKVLGNLQLNLLSKSKVYEDPALSAIFLHNNYNYILKSLQKSDLIQLVTVTQKRAETSYRELIEQQIHAYQRSWQKVTEHLSERNLPVFQPGAKLKDKERQVIKDKFKGFNEGLEDLCKIQKGWAVPDKEQRDFIRLAQRREVTDAYASFLRRCANLSFTKNPEKYHKHRPEEVEDMIDRLFDTSA, encoded by the exons ATGATTCCGACCGAGGACGCGTCCGCCAGGAAGAGAGAAATTGAGGAGAAACTGAAGCAG GAACAAGAGACGCTGTCATTCATCCGCGAGAACCTGGAGAAGAGTGATCAGCTGACCAATGGCAtg GTGTCCATCCTGTCGTCCTTCGAGAGCCGCCTGATGCAGCTGGAGAACTCCATCATTCCGGTCCACAAGCAGACGGAGAACCTGCAGCGTCTGCAGGAGAACGTGGACCAGACGCTGTCCTGCATGGACCACGTCATCAGCTACTACCACGTGGCCAAGGACACGGACCGCATCATCAGGGAGGG ACCGACGGGCCGACTGGACGAGTATCTGGCCTGCATTGCCAAGATCCAGAAGGCCGTGGAGTACTTCCAGGACAACAATCCCGACAGCCCCGAACTCAACACCGTG AAAGGCCGCTTGGAGAAGGGCAAGGAGCTCCTGGAGGCGGAGTTCCGCAGCCTGCTGACCCGCTACAGCAAGCCGGTGCCGCCCGTCCTCATCCTGGACGCCATCGGCGCCGACGAGGAGCTGGACATGCAGGAGGACGTGGTGCTCGAGCACCTGCCCCAAGCCGTCCTCCACGACATCATCTGCATCGGCGGCTGGCTCGTGGAATACGGACGCAATCAAG ACTTCATGACAGTTTACTTCCAGATCCGCTCCAGCCAGCTGGACCGCTCCATCAAAGGTCTGAAGGAGCACTTCCGCAAGAACAGCGCCTCGTCCGGCGTCCTCTACTCGCCCGCCGTCCAGGCCAAGCGCAAAGACACGCCCACCAAGAAGCTTCCCAAGAGGCCCG GTAAAGATGACGCTCTGGACGTGGAGATGGACTCGTACATCCACTGCATCAGCGCCTTCGTCAAGCTGGCGCAGAGCGAGTACGCCCTCCTCAGCGAGATCATCCCCGAACACCACCACAAGAAGACCTTCGACTCGCTCATACAG GAGGCCCTGGACGGCCTGATGGCAGAGGGCGACAACATCGTGTGCGCGGCCCGCCGCGCCATCCTGCGCCACGACTACTCGGCCGTGCTCACCATCTTCCCCATCCTCCGGCACCTCAAGAGCAACAAGGCCCACTTTGACGCCACGCTGCAG GGTACGGCGGCGAGCACCAAGAACAAACTGCCCGCGCTCATCACGTCCATGGAGAACATCGGGGCGAAAGCGCTGGAGGAGTTCGCAGACAGCATCAAG AACGATCCCGACAAGGAGTACAACATGCCAAAGGACGGCACCGTGCACGAGCTGACCAGCAAC GCCATCCTGTTCCTGCAGCAGCTGCTGGACTTCCACGAGACGGCCGGCGCCATGTTGGCCTCACAAG AGTCGACTTCTTCATCCAGCAGCTACACGTCGGACTTCAACAAGCGCCTCCTCAGCGCGTATATCT GTAAAGTTCTGGGAAACCTTCAGCTGAACCTGCTCAGCAAGTCCAAAGTGTACGAGGATCCCGCTCTGAGCGCCATCTTCCTCCACAACAACTACAACTACATCCTCAAGTCTCTGCAGAA GTCCGATCTGATCCAGTTGGTGACGGTGACTCAGAAGCGAGCTGAGACTTCATACCGAGAACTCATCGAGCAACAGATTCACGCGTACCAACGCAG TTGGCAGAAGGTGACGGAGCACCTGAGCGAGCGAAACCTTCCCGTCTTCCAGCCCGGCGCCAAG CTCAAGGACAAAGAACGGCAAGTCATCAAGGACAAGTTCAAG GGTTTCAACGAGGGTCTGGAGGATCTGTGCAAGATCCAGAAGGGATGGGCCGTGCCCGACAAGGAGCAGAGAGACTTCATCCGACTCGCTCAGAGGAGAGAAGTCACGGACGCCTACGCCAGCTTCCTGCGCAG ATGCGCCAACCTGTCGTTCACCAAGAACCCGGAGAAGTACCACAAGCACCGTCcggaggaggtggaggacatGATCGACAGGCTCTTCGACACGTCCGCTTGA
- the exoc7 gene encoding exocyst complex component 7 isoform X3 has product MIPTEDASARKREIEEKLKQEQETLSFIRENLEKSDQLTNGMVSILSSFESRLMQLENSIIPVHKQTENLQRLQENVDQTLSCMDHVISYYHVAKDTDRIIREGPTGRLDEYLACIAKIQKAVEYFQDNNPDSPELNTVKGRLEKGKELLEAEFRSLLTRYSKPVPPVLILDAIGADEELDMQEDVVLEHLPQAVLHDIICIGGWLVEYGRNQDFMTVYFQIRSSQLDRSIKGLKEHFRKNSASSGVLYSPAVQAKRKDTPTKKLPKRPGTIRKAQNLLKQYSQHGLDGKKGGTNLVPLEAGYDHDPRVRRTTDALADKHGGPPGKDDALDVEMDSYIHCISAFVKLAQSEYALLSEIIPEHHHKKTFDSLIQEALDGLMAEGDNIVCAARRAILRHDYSAVLTIFPILRHLKSNKAHFDATLQGTAASTKNKLPALITSMENIGAKALEEFADSIKNDPDKEYNMPKDGTVHELTSNAILFLQQLLDFHETAGAMLASQESTSSSSSYTSDFNKRLLSAYICKVLGNLQLNLLSKSKVYEDPALSAIFLHNNYNYILKSLQKSDLIQLVTVTQKRAETSYRELIEQQIHAYQRSWQKVTEHLSERNLPVFQPGAKLKDKERQVIKDKFKGFNEGLEDLCKIQKGWAVPDKEQRDFIRLAQRREVTDAYASFLRRCANLSFTKNPEKYHKHRPEEVEDMIDRLFDTSA; this is encoded by the exons ATGATTCCGACCGAGGACGCGTCCGCCAGGAAGAGAGAAATTGAGGAGAAACTGAAGCAG GAACAAGAGACGCTGTCATTCATCCGCGAGAACCTGGAGAAGAGTGATCAGCTGACCAATGGCAtg GTGTCCATCCTGTCGTCCTTCGAGAGCCGCCTGATGCAGCTGGAGAACTCCATCATTCCGGTCCACAAGCAGACGGAGAACCTGCAGCGTCTGCAGGAGAACGTGGACCAGACGCTGTCCTGCATGGACCACGTCATCAGCTACTACCACGTGGCCAAGGACACGGACCGCATCATCAGGGAGGG ACCGACGGGCCGACTGGACGAGTATCTGGCCTGCATTGCCAAGATCCAGAAGGCCGTGGAGTACTTCCAGGACAACAATCCCGACAGCCCCGAACTCAACACCGTG AAAGGCCGCTTGGAGAAGGGCAAGGAGCTCCTGGAGGCGGAGTTCCGCAGCCTGCTGACCCGCTACAGCAAGCCGGTGCCGCCCGTCCTCATCCTGGACGCCATCGGCGCCGACGAGGAGCTGGACATGCAGGAGGACGTGGTGCTCGAGCACCTGCCCCAAGCCGTCCTCCACGACATCATCTGCATCGGCGGCTGGCTCGTGGAATACGGACGCAATCAAG ACTTCATGACAGTTTACTTCCAGATCCGCTCCAGCCAGCTGGACCGCTCCATCAAAGGTCTGAAGGAGCACTTCCGCAAGAACAGCGCCTCGTCCGGCGTCCTCTACTCGCCCGCCGTCCAGGCCAAGCGCAAAGACACGCCCACCAAGAAGCTTCCCAAGAGGCCCG GGACCATTCGCAAGGCTCAGAACCTTCTGAAACAGTACTCACAGCATGGGCTGGATGGCAAAAAGGGGGGTACCAACCTCGTACCCTTGGAAG CAGGTTACGATCACGACCCGCGGGTCAGACGCACCACTGACGCTCTGGCCGACAAGCACGGCGGCCCCCCAG GTAAAGATGACGCTCTGGACGTGGAGATGGACTCGTACATCCACTGCATCAGCGCCTTCGTCAAGCTGGCGCAGAGCGAGTACGCCCTCCTCAGCGAGATCATCCCCGAACACCACCACAAGAAGACCTTCGACTCGCTCATACAG GAGGCCCTGGACGGCCTGATGGCAGAGGGCGACAACATCGTGTGCGCGGCCCGCCGCGCCATCCTGCGCCACGACTACTCGGCCGTGCTCACCATCTTCCCCATCCTCCGGCACCTCAAGAGCAACAAGGCCCACTTTGACGCCACGCTGCAG GGTACGGCGGCGAGCACCAAGAACAAACTGCCCGCGCTCATCACGTCCATGGAGAACATCGGGGCGAAAGCGCTGGAGGAGTTCGCAGACAGCATCAAG AACGATCCCGACAAGGAGTACAACATGCCAAAGGACGGCACCGTGCACGAGCTGACCAGCAAC GCCATCCTGTTCCTGCAGCAGCTGCTGGACTTCCACGAGACGGCCGGCGCCATGTTGGCCTCACAAG AGTCGACTTCTTCATCCAGCAGCTACACGTCGGACTTCAACAAGCGCCTCCTCAGCGCGTATATCT GTAAAGTTCTGGGAAACCTTCAGCTGAACCTGCTCAGCAAGTCCAAAGTGTACGAGGATCCCGCTCTGAGCGCCATCTTCCTCCACAACAACTACAACTACATCCTCAAGTCTCTGCAGAA GTCCGATCTGATCCAGTTGGTGACGGTGACTCAGAAGCGAGCTGAGACTTCATACCGAGAACTCATCGAGCAACAGATTCACGCGTACCAACGCAG TTGGCAGAAGGTGACGGAGCACCTGAGCGAGCGAAACCTTCCCGTCTTCCAGCCCGGCGCCAAG CTCAAGGACAAAGAACGGCAAGTCATCAAGGACAAGTTCAAG GGTTTCAACGAGGGTCTGGAGGATCTGTGCAAGATCCAGAAGGGATGGGCCGTGCCCGACAAGGAGCAGAGAGACTTCATCCGACTCGCTCAGAGGAGAGAAGTCACGGACGCCTACGCCAGCTTCCTGCGCAG ATGCGCCAACCTGTCGTTCACCAAGAACCCGGAGAAGTACCACAAGCACCGTCcggaggaggtggaggacatGATCGACAGGCTCTTCGACACGTCCGCTTGA
- the exoc7 gene encoding exocyst complex component 7 isoform X1 translates to MIPTEDASARKREIEEKLKQEQETLSFIRENLEKSDQLTNGMVSILSSFESRLMQLENSIIPVHKQTENLQRLQENVDQTLSCMDHVISYYHVAKDTDRIIREGPTGRLDEYLACIAKIQKAVEYFQDNNPDSPELNTVKGRLEKGKELLEAEFRSLLTRYSKPVPPVLILDAIGADEELDMQEDVVLEHLPQAVLHDIICIGGWLVEYGRNQDFMTVYFQIRSSQLDRSIKGLKEHFRKNSASSGVLYSPAVQAKRKDTPTKKLPKRPGTIRKAQNLLKQYSQHGLDGKKGGTNLVPLEAGYDHDPRVRRTTDALADKHGGPPGKDDALDVEMDSYIHCISAFVKLAQSEYALLSEIIPEHHHKKTFDSLIQEALDGLMAEGDNIVCAARRAILRHDYSAVLTIFPILRHLKSNKAHFDATLQGTAASTKNKLPALITSMENIGAKALEEFADSIKNDPDKEYNMPKDGTVHELTSNAILFLQQLLDFHETAGAMLASQVLGDTYNIPLDPRESTSSSSSYTSDFNKRLLSAYICKVLGNLQLNLLSKSKVYEDPALSAIFLHNNYNYILKSLQKSDLIQLVTVTQKRAETSYRELIEQQIHAYQRSWQKVTEHLSERNLPVFQPGAKLKDKERQVIKDKFKGFNEGLEDLCKIQKGWAVPDKEQRDFIRLAQRREVTDAYASFLRRCANLSFTKNPEKYHKHRPEEVEDMIDRLFDTSA, encoded by the exons ATGATTCCGACCGAGGACGCGTCCGCCAGGAAGAGAGAAATTGAGGAGAAACTGAAGCAG GAACAAGAGACGCTGTCATTCATCCGCGAGAACCTGGAGAAGAGTGATCAGCTGACCAATGGCAtg GTGTCCATCCTGTCGTCCTTCGAGAGCCGCCTGATGCAGCTGGAGAACTCCATCATTCCGGTCCACAAGCAGACGGAGAACCTGCAGCGTCTGCAGGAGAACGTGGACCAGACGCTGTCCTGCATGGACCACGTCATCAGCTACTACCACGTGGCCAAGGACACGGACCGCATCATCAGGGAGGG ACCGACGGGCCGACTGGACGAGTATCTGGCCTGCATTGCCAAGATCCAGAAGGCCGTGGAGTACTTCCAGGACAACAATCCCGACAGCCCCGAACTCAACACCGTG AAAGGCCGCTTGGAGAAGGGCAAGGAGCTCCTGGAGGCGGAGTTCCGCAGCCTGCTGACCCGCTACAGCAAGCCGGTGCCGCCCGTCCTCATCCTGGACGCCATCGGCGCCGACGAGGAGCTGGACATGCAGGAGGACGTGGTGCTCGAGCACCTGCCCCAAGCCGTCCTCCACGACATCATCTGCATCGGCGGCTGGCTCGTGGAATACGGACGCAATCAAG ACTTCATGACAGTTTACTTCCAGATCCGCTCCAGCCAGCTGGACCGCTCCATCAAAGGTCTGAAGGAGCACTTCCGCAAGAACAGCGCCTCGTCCGGCGTCCTCTACTCGCCCGCCGTCCAGGCCAAGCGCAAAGACACGCCCACCAAGAAGCTTCCCAAGAGGCCCG GGACCATTCGCAAGGCTCAGAACCTTCTGAAACAGTACTCACAGCATGGGCTGGATGGCAAAAAGGGGGGTACCAACCTCGTACCCTTGGAAG CAGGTTACGATCACGACCCGCGGGTCAGACGCACCACTGACGCTCTGGCCGACAAGCACGGCGGCCCCCCAG GTAAAGATGACGCTCTGGACGTGGAGATGGACTCGTACATCCACTGCATCAGCGCCTTCGTCAAGCTGGCGCAGAGCGAGTACGCCCTCCTCAGCGAGATCATCCCCGAACACCACCACAAGAAGACCTTCGACTCGCTCATACAG GAGGCCCTGGACGGCCTGATGGCAGAGGGCGACAACATCGTGTGCGCGGCCCGCCGCGCCATCCTGCGCCACGACTACTCGGCCGTGCTCACCATCTTCCCCATCCTCCGGCACCTCAAGAGCAACAAGGCCCACTTTGACGCCACGCTGCAG GGTACGGCGGCGAGCACCAAGAACAAACTGCCCGCGCTCATCACGTCCATGGAGAACATCGGGGCGAAAGCGCTGGAGGAGTTCGCAGACAGCATCAAG AACGATCCCGACAAGGAGTACAACATGCCAAAGGACGGCACCGTGCACGAGCTGACCAGCAAC GCCATCCTGTTCCTGCAGCAGCTGCTGGACTTCCACGAGACGGCCGGCGCCATGTTGGCCTCACAAG TCCTGGGGGACACTTACAATATCCCTTTAGACCCCCGAG AGTCGACTTCTTCATCCAGCAGCTACACGTCGGACTTCAACAAGCGCCTCCTCAGCGCGTATATCT GTAAAGTTCTGGGAAACCTTCAGCTGAACCTGCTCAGCAAGTCCAAAGTGTACGAGGATCCCGCTCTGAGCGCCATCTTCCTCCACAACAACTACAACTACATCCTCAAGTCTCTGCAGAA GTCCGATCTGATCCAGTTGGTGACGGTGACTCAGAAGCGAGCTGAGACTTCATACCGAGAACTCATCGAGCAACAGATTCACGCGTACCAACGCAG TTGGCAGAAGGTGACGGAGCACCTGAGCGAGCGAAACCTTCCCGTCTTCCAGCCCGGCGCCAAG CTCAAGGACAAAGAACGGCAAGTCATCAAGGACAAGTTCAAG GGTTTCAACGAGGGTCTGGAGGATCTGTGCAAGATCCAGAAGGGATGGGCCGTGCCCGACAAGGAGCAGAGAGACTTCATCCGACTCGCTCAGAGGAGAGAAGTCACGGACGCCTACGCCAGCTTCCTGCGCAG ATGCGCCAACCTGTCGTTCACCAAGAACCCGGAGAAGTACCACAAGCACCGTCcggaggaggtggaggacatGATCGACAGGCTCTTCGACACGTCCGCTTGA
- the exoc7 gene encoding exocyst complex component 7 isoform X2: MIPTEDASARKREIEEKLKQEQETLSFIRENLEKSDQLTNGMVSILSSFESRLMQLENSIIPVHKQTENLQRLQENVDQTLSCMDHVISYYHVAKDTDRIIREGPTGRLDEYLACIAKIQKAVEYFQDNNPDSPELNTVKGRLEKGKELLEAEFRSLLTRYSKPVPPVLILDAIGADEELDMQEDVVLEHLPQAVLHDIICIGGWLVEYGRNQDFMTVYFQIRSSQLDRSIKGLKEHFRKNSASSGVLYSPAVQAKRKDTPTKKLPKRPGTIRKAQNLLKQYSQHGLDGKKGGTNLVPLEGYDHDPRVRRTTDALADKHGGPPGKDDALDVEMDSYIHCISAFVKLAQSEYALLSEIIPEHHHKKTFDSLIQEALDGLMAEGDNIVCAARRAILRHDYSAVLTIFPILRHLKSNKAHFDATLQGTAASTKNKLPALITSMENIGAKALEEFADSIKNDPDKEYNMPKDGTVHELTSNAILFLQQLLDFHETAGAMLASQVLGDTYNIPLDPRESTSSSSSYTSDFNKRLLSAYICKVLGNLQLNLLSKSKVYEDPALSAIFLHNNYNYILKSLQKSDLIQLVTVTQKRAETSYRELIEQQIHAYQRSWQKVTEHLSERNLPVFQPGAKLKDKERQVIKDKFKGFNEGLEDLCKIQKGWAVPDKEQRDFIRLAQRREVTDAYASFLRRCANLSFTKNPEKYHKHRPEEVEDMIDRLFDTSA, from the exons ATGATTCCGACCGAGGACGCGTCCGCCAGGAAGAGAGAAATTGAGGAGAAACTGAAGCAG GAACAAGAGACGCTGTCATTCATCCGCGAGAACCTGGAGAAGAGTGATCAGCTGACCAATGGCAtg GTGTCCATCCTGTCGTCCTTCGAGAGCCGCCTGATGCAGCTGGAGAACTCCATCATTCCGGTCCACAAGCAGACGGAGAACCTGCAGCGTCTGCAGGAGAACGTGGACCAGACGCTGTCCTGCATGGACCACGTCATCAGCTACTACCACGTGGCCAAGGACACGGACCGCATCATCAGGGAGGG ACCGACGGGCCGACTGGACGAGTATCTGGCCTGCATTGCCAAGATCCAGAAGGCCGTGGAGTACTTCCAGGACAACAATCCCGACAGCCCCGAACTCAACACCGTG AAAGGCCGCTTGGAGAAGGGCAAGGAGCTCCTGGAGGCGGAGTTCCGCAGCCTGCTGACCCGCTACAGCAAGCCGGTGCCGCCCGTCCTCATCCTGGACGCCATCGGCGCCGACGAGGAGCTGGACATGCAGGAGGACGTGGTGCTCGAGCACCTGCCCCAAGCCGTCCTCCACGACATCATCTGCATCGGCGGCTGGCTCGTGGAATACGGACGCAATCAAG ACTTCATGACAGTTTACTTCCAGATCCGCTCCAGCCAGCTGGACCGCTCCATCAAAGGTCTGAAGGAGCACTTCCGCAAGAACAGCGCCTCGTCCGGCGTCCTCTACTCGCCCGCCGTCCAGGCCAAGCGCAAAGACACGCCCACCAAGAAGCTTCCCAAGAGGCCCG GGACCATTCGCAAGGCTCAGAACCTTCTGAAACAGTACTCACAGCATGGGCTGGATGGCAAAAAGGGGGGTACCAACCTCGTACCCTTGGAAG GTTACGATCACGACCCGCGGGTCAGACGCACCACTGACGCTCTGGCCGACAAGCACGGCGGCCCCCCAG GTAAAGATGACGCTCTGGACGTGGAGATGGACTCGTACATCCACTGCATCAGCGCCTTCGTCAAGCTGGCGCAGAGCGAGTACGCCCTCCTCAGCGAGATCATCCCCGAACACCACCACAAGAAGACCTTCGACTCGCTCATACAG GAGGCCCTGGACGGCCTGATGGCAGAGGGCGACAACATCGTGTGCGCGGCCCGCCGCGCCATCCTGCGCCACGACTACTCGGCCGTGCTCACCATCTTCCCCATCCTCCGGCACCTCAAGAGCAACAAGGCCCACTTTGACGCCACGCTGCAG GGTACGGCGGCGAGCACCAAGAACAAACTGCCCGCGCTCATCACGTCCATGGAGAACATCGGGGCGAAAGCGCTGGAGGAGTTCGCAGACAGCATCAAG AACGATCCCGACAAGGAGTACAACATGCCAAAGGACGGCACCGTGCACGAGCTGACCAGCAAC GCCATCCTGTTCCTGCAGCAGCTGCTGGACTTCCACGAGACGGCCGGCGCCATGTTGGCCTCACAAG TCCTGGGGGACACTTACAATATCCCTTTAGACCCCCGAG AGTCGACTTCTTCATCCAGCAGCTACACGTCGGACTTCAACAAGCGCCTCCTCAGCGCGTATATCT GTAAAGTTCTGGGAAACCTTCAGCTGAACCTGCTCAGCAAGTCCAAAGTGTACGAGGATCCCGCTCTGAGCGCCATCTTCCTCCACAACAACTACAACTACATCCTCAAGTCTCTGCAGAA GTCCGATCTGATCCAGTTGGTGACGGTGACTCAGAAGCGAGCTGAGACTTCATACCGAGAACTCATCGAGCAACAGATTCACGCGTACCAACGCAG TTGGCAGAAGGTGACGGAGCACCTGAGCGAGCGAAACCTTCCCGTCTTCCAGCCCGGCGCCAAG CTCAAGGACAAAGAACGGCAAGTCATCAAGGACAAGTTCAAG GGTTTCAACGAGGGTCTGGAGGATCTGTGCAAGATCCAGAAGGGATGGGCCGTGCCCGACAAGGAGCAGAGAGACTTCATCCGACTCGCTCAGAGGAGAGAAGTCACGGACGCCTACGCCAGCTTCCTGCGCAG ATGCGCCAACCTGTCGTTCACCAAGAACCCGGAGAAGTACCACAAGCACCGTCcggaggaggtggaggacatGATCGACAGGCTCTTCGACACGTCCGCTTGA
- the exoc7 gene encoding exocyst complex component 7 isoform X9 produces the protein MIPTEDASARKREIEEKLKQEQETLSFIRENLEKSDQLTNGMVSILSSFESRLMQLENSIIPVHKQTENLQRLQENVDQTLSCMDHVISYYHVAKDTDRIIREGPTGRLDEYLACIAKIQKAVEYFQDNNPDSPELNTVKGRLEKGKELLEAEFRSLLTRYSKPVPPVLILDAIGADEELDMQEDVVLEHLPQAVLHDIICIGGWLVEYGRNQDFMTVYFQIRSSQLDRSIKGLKEHFRKNSASSGVLYSPAVQAKRKDTPTKKLPKRPGYDHDPRVRRTTDALADKHGGPPGKDDALDVEMDSYIHCISAFVKLAQSEYALLSEIIPEHHHKKTFDSLIQEALDGLMAEGDNIVCAARRAILRHDYSAVLTIFPILRHLKSNKAHFDATLQGTAASTKNKLPALITSMENIGAKALEEFADSIKNDPDKEYNMPKDGTVHELTSNAILFLQQLLDFHETAGAMLASQESTSSSSSYTSDFNKRLLSAYICKVLGNLQLNLLSKSKVYEDPALSAIFLHNNYNYILKSLQKSDLIQLVTVTQKRAETSYRELIEQQIHAYQRSWQKVTEHLSERNLPVFQPGAKLKDKERQVIKDKFKGFNEGLEDLCKIQKGWAVPDKEQRDFIRLAQRREVTDAYASFLRRCANLSFTKNPEKYHKHRPEEVEDMIDRLFDTSA, from the exons ATGATTCCGACCGAGGACGCGTCCGCCAGGAAGAGAGAAATTGAGGAGAAACTGAAGCAG GAACAAGAGACGCTGTCATTCATCCGCGAGAACCTGGAGAAGAGTGATCAGCTGACCAATGGCAtg GTGTCCATCCTGTCGTCCTTCGAGAGCCGCCTGATGCAGCTGGAGAACTCCATCATTCCGGTCCACAAGCAGACGGAGAACCTGCAGCGTCTGCAGGAGAACGTGGACCAGACGCTGTCCTGCATGGACCACGTCATCAGCTACTACCACGTGGCCAAGGACACGGACCGCATCATCAGGGAGGG ACCGACGGGCCGACTGGACGAGTATCTGGCCTGCATTGCCAAGATCCAGAAGGCCGTGGAGTACTTCCAGGACAACAATCCCGACAGCCCCGAACTCAACACCGTG AAAGGCCGCTTGGAGAAGGGCAAGGAGCTCCTGGAGGCGGAGTTCCGCAGCCTGCTGACCCGCTACAGCAAGCCGGTGCCGCCCGTCCTCATCCTGGACGCCATCGGCGCCGACGAGGAGCTGGACATGCAGGAGGACGTGGTGCTCGAGCACCTGCCCCAAGCCGTCCTCCACGACATCATCTGCATCGGCGGCTGGCTCGTGGAATACGGACGCAATCAAG ACTTCATGACAGTTTACTTCCAGATCCGCTCCAGCCAGCTGGACCGCTCCATCAAAGGTCTGAAGGAGCACTTCCGCAAGAACAGCGCCTCGTCCGGCGTCCTCTACTCGCCCGCCGTCCAGGCCAAGCGCAAAGACACGCCCACCAAGAAGCTTCCCAAGAGGCCCG GTTACGATCACGACCCGCGGGTCAGACGCACCACTGACGCTCTGGCCGACAAGCACGGCGGCCCCCCAG GTAAAGATGACGCTCTGGACGTGGAGATGGACTCGTACATCCACTGCATCAGCGCCTTCGTCAAGCTGGCGCAGAGCGAGTACGCCCTCCTCAGCGAGATCATCCCCGAACACCACCACAAGAAGACCTTCGACTCGCTCATACAG GAGGCCCTGGACGGCCTGATGGCAGAGGGCGACAACATCGTGTGCGCGGCCCGCCGCGCCATCCTGCGCCACGACTACTCGGCCGTGCTCACCATCTTCCCCATCCTCCGGCACCTCAAGAGCAACAAGGCCCACTTTGACGCCACGCTGCAG GGTACGGCGGCGAGCACCAAGAACAAACTGCCCGCGCTCATCACGTCCATGGAGAACATCGGGGCGAAAGCGCTGGAGGAGTTCGCAGACAGCATCAAG AACGATCCCGACAAGGAGTACAACATGCCAAAGGACGGCACCGTGCACGAGCTGACCAGCAAC GCCATCCTGTTCCTGCAGCAGCTGCTGGACTTCCACGAGACGGCCGGCGCCATGTTGGCCTCACAAG AGTCGACTTCTTCATCCAGCAGCTACACGTCGGACTTCAACAAGCGCCTCCTCAGCGCGTATATCT GTAAAGTTCTGGGAAACCTTCAGCTGAACCTGCTCAGCAAGTCCAAAGTGTACGAGGATCCCGCTCTGAGCGCCATCTTCCTCCACAACAACTACAACTACATCCTCAAGTCTCTGCAGAA GTCCGATCTGATCCAGTTGGTGACGGTGACTCAGAAGCGAGCTGAGACTTCATACCGAGAACTCATCGAGCAACAGATTCACGCGTACCAACGCAG TTGGCAGAAGGTGACGGAGCACCTGAGCGAGCGAAACCTTCCCGTCTTCCAGCCCGGCGCCAAG CTCAAGGACAAAGAACGGCAAGTCATCAAGGACAAGTTCAAG GGTTTCAACGAGGGTCTGGAGGATCTGTGCAAGATCCAGAAGGGATGGGCCGTGCCCGACAAGGAGCAGAGAGACTTCATCCGACTCGCTCAGAGGAGAGAAGTCACGGACGCCTACGCCAGCTTCCTGCGCAG ATGCGCCAACCTGTCGTTCACCAAGAACCCGGAGAAGTACCACAAGCACCGTCcggaggaggtggaggacatGATCGACAGGCTCTTCGACACGTCCGCTTGA